A single window of Undibacterium sp. 5I1 DNA harbors:
- a CDS encoding VWA domain-containing protein, translated as MFRVQGFFNPYLVTGQSRLDAVLTITSDTVSEGVANVGASVIGSAAANAAGRKVVGFVLDVSGSMGGEKLSQAKNAARRGIDLLSEDMWFFVVTFSGAADVIVRACPATATNKADAHRAIQALRASGSTAMSEGLKFALIEVKRSGAALASVYFQTDGENSSEDTQLASVIEQCKGVFQCDCRGIGTDWKPAELRTIASALLGTADAVTDPAGLEEDLRSFLTRSMSKGISGAVLRIWSPKVVKLTTVKQMSPEIMDLMPVAKRLDDKTIDVPLGAWGTEARDFQLAFELPVGAIDDEILACRAAVVYQHAGVETKVPCDPIAVKWSGDDTLTTRISKEVAHYTGQKELADSIQEGLDAKAKGDEDRATRLLGRAAQLAQESGNEEVTRRLKKVVDMVDASTGTVRLKKADKAADMELELGGTRTVRRRAATPSAQS; from the coding sequence ATGTTCCGCGTTCAAGGTTTTTTTAATCCTTATTTGGTAACGGGGCAATCCCGCTTAGATGCCGTGCTGACGATCACATCTGATACCGTCTCTGAAGGGGTTGCTAATGTCGGTGCGAGTGTAATTGGAAGCGCCGCCGCAAATGCTGCCGGTCGTAAAGTCGTAGGCTTTGTTTTAGATGTGTCTGGTTCTATGGGCGGTGAGAAATTATCGCAAGCCAAAAATGCAGCACGCCGTGGGATTGATTTATTAAGTGAAGACATGTGGTTCTTTGTCGTCACCTTTTCTGGCGCTGCCGATGTGATTGTGCGGGCGTGCCCTGCCACCGCTACCAACAAAGCAGATGCACACAGAGCGATACAAGCGTTGCGTGCATCGGGTTCCACAGCCATGTCAGAGGGTCTAAAGTTTGCCTTGATTGAAGTCAAACGCAGCGGCGCAGCATTGGCCAGCGTGTATTTTCAGACCGATGGTGAAAACAGTTCCGAAGATACCCAGCTAGCCTCCGTGATTGAGCAATGCAAAGGTGTATTTCAATGTGATTGCCGTGGTATTGGCACCGACTGGAAACCAGCTGAGCTGCGGACGATTGCTTCTGCCTTATTGGGCACCGCCGATGCCGTGACCGACCCTGCCGGACTGGAAGAAGACTTGCGTTCTTTCTTAACGCGCTCTATGTCCAAAGGCATTTCTGGTGCAGTCTTACGCATCTGGTCGCCTAAAGTCGTCAAGCTCACGACCGTCAAGCAAATGAGTCCAGAGATCATGGACTTGATGCCTGTCGCAAAACGCTTGGATGATAAAACTATCGACGTACCGTTAGGCGCATGGGGTACGGAAGCAAGAGATTTTCAGCTGGCATTTGAGTTGCCGGTAGGCGCGATTGATGACGAAATTCTGGCATGCAGAGCTGCGGTAGTGTATCAACACGCCGGTGTCGAAACCAAAGTCCCGTGTGATCCTATTGCGGTTAAATGGTCTGGTGACGATACCCTCACGACCCGCATTAGCAAGGAAGTTGCGCACTACACCGGTCAAAAAGAATTAGCCGATTCTATTCAAGAAGGCTTAGATGCAAAAGCCAAAGGTGATGAAGATCGTGCGACCCGCTTACTCGGACGCGCCGCTCAGTTAGCGCAAGAGTCAGGCAATGAGGAAGTGACCAGACGCTTGAAAAAAGTAGTGGATATGGTCGATGCCAGCACCGGTACTGTCCGTTTGAAAAAGGCAGATAAAGCAGCGGATATGGAACTGGAACTAGGCGGTACCCGAACAGTTCGCCGTCGTGCAGCGACACCATCAGCACAATCATAA
- a CDS encoding toxic anion resistance protein, whose product MSEQKTETSELTLSTSAMAPLYSDNLPVPVLKYELQAERQIDLNKFSDEQKNRINQIASSVSFSDTNSLMSFGSDVQRELSQHLDQLLEGMRTSEAGRAGEITIALATTLRDLNLPKVKQEVEGHHSLTDALGKIPFVGDWFSALRALQQNHKKITDHLTAIEKKSQAQLTTLRSTNDKLDRMVQGTIDHIKNMELYMAAGQILVKRARVEFEQKRAAVEQSRDLIEIARLRDFGEQINAFETRIVRIHMAHSQSIISVPEIRATQTASMIEMNNVMDSILFDLPSLKRAIINVAALSEVAKASKATDARRALSRELNSIGSDELQVSYLKAKDSQGDFAADVAALAMSADKLLQTIELGRKLDIANVGKREKAITELSAINRTFTDGLIQSGDQFVQKIAS is encoded by the coding sequence ATGAGCGAGCAAAAAACTGAAACATCAGAATTAACTTTATCAACAAGCGCCATGGCACCACTGTACTCAGATAATTTGCCTGTACCAGTGCTTAAATATGAGTTGCAAGCTGAGCGTCAAATTGATTTGAACAAATTTAGCGATGAGCAAAAAAATCGTATCAATCAAATTGCGTCCAGCGTGTCTTTTTCAGATACCAATAGCCTGATGTCATTTGGCTCTGATGTGCAGCGTGAATTGAGTCAGCATCTGGATCAATTATTAGAAGGCATGCGTACCAGCGAAGCCGGGCGTGCAGGTGAAATTACGATTGCTTTAGCGACGACGCTGAGGGATTTAAATTTACCGAAAGTAAAGCAAGAGGTAGAAGGTCACCATAGTCTGACAGATGCCTTAGGAAAAATTCCCTTCGTCGGTGATTGGTTTTCTGCATTGCGAGCGCTTCAGCAAAATCACAAAAAAATTACTGATCATCTGACTGCGATTGAGAAAAAATCTCAAGCGCAATTAACTACGCTCAGATCAACGAATGACAAGTTAGATCGCATGGTGCAAGGCACGATCGACCATATCAAAAATATGGAGTTATACATGGCTGCGGGGCAGATCCTGGTGAAGCGTGCGCGCGTCGAATTTGAACAGAAGCGAGCCGCAGTTGAGCAATCGCGTGACCTGATTGAGATCGCAAGACTGCGGGACTTTGGCGAGCAGATAAATGCGTTTGAAACCCGTATTGTGCGCATCCATATGGCACACAGCCAGTCGATTATTTCGGTACCAGAAATTCGTGCAACGCAGACGGCGTCGATGATAGAAATGAATAATGTCATGGACAGCATTCTGTTTGATTTGCCAAGTCTTAAGAGGGCAATCATCAATGTCGCCGCTTTATCTGAAGTTGCCAAAGCGTCTAAGGCAACCGATGCCCGTCGCGCATTGTCGCGTGAGTTAAATAGTATCGGTAGCGATGAATTGCAGGTCAGCTATTTGAAAGCAAAAGACAGTCAGGGTGACTTTGCGGCCGATGTTGCAGCTCTTGCCATGTCGGCAGACAAGCTATTGCAAACCATAGAGCTAGGCAGAAAACTCGATATTGCTAACGTAGGCAAACGTGAGAAAGCGATTACCGAACTGAGCGCGATTAACCGCACATTTACAGACGGTTTAATCCAGTCTGGAGATCAGTTCGTACAAAAAATCGCATCCTGA